The genomic segment CCGTCGGGTTCATCGTGCACGAGCCCCACTCGCTGTTCGTCGAGGATCCCAACATCGGCGCGATCCTCCTCGGCGCGAACACCCGCCTGTCCGAGGCCGACCACCAGATGGCCGTGCTCATCGTCGACACCGAGCGCGACACCGAGCGGGTGGCGCGGTACCTCTCAGGGGGCCTCGTCGACGGCGTCATCATCGTCTCCGCCCGTGCGGACGACCCGATCACGCGCGTGGTCGAGCGCCTCGAGCTGCCCGCCGCCTACGTCGGCCACCCGCCCGGGGCTGCCGACTCCGCCTCGTTCGTCGTGATCGACAACGCCGGCGCCGCCGAAGCGATCACGCGTCGCCTGGCCGAGACCGGCCGGCGGCGCATCGGCATGATCGCCGCCGCACTCGACCGCGACTCGGGCGCCGACCGGCTGCGCGGGTTCCGCACGGCGCTCGGCGCGTCCTTCGACGAGGCGCTCGTCGAGCCCGTGCCCCTCTACTCCTACTCGGCGGGCACGGCCGGCATGCGGCGGCTGCTCGAACGCGCCCCCGACCTGGACGGAGTGTTCGCGGCATCCGACGCCGTCGCCGCCGGCGCGATCGAGGCGATCAAGGAGACCGGTCGCCAGGTGCCGGATGACATCGGCGTCGTCGGGTTCGACGACAGCGCATGGGCGCTGCGGACGACCCCCGCGCTCTCGACCGTGCGCCAGCCGGCCGCCGGGCTCGGCGCGGAGGCGGCCGGCCTCGTCCTCGCCCGGCTGCGCGGCGACGAGACCCCCGCGGAGATGCGACTGGACTGCGAGATCGTCTGGCGCGGCACCGCCTGACAAGCCCCCGAACGCCGGCGGGCGGCATCCGTGCCCCTCAGCCGCGCAGGCACGGCCCCGGCGCCCGCGGGTCCGGAAGACGCGACCGGCGACACGTCCCGCGCGGCGAGCGCGGCGCGGGCGAACTCCTCCACCTACATCGACGACGCCCTGCGCCCGGAGGCCGCGGGCGACGACGAGGCCGAACTGCGCATCGCCCACCTGGTGCACTCCCCCGGCTCGTTCTGCAGCGCGGGAAGCGTGCCGTTCACGGAGGAGTCCGCCCCGGCGCTCGCGTGACGGGCGCCGCCAGCTCATCGGAATAGGACCCCCACCACGGCGGGTTGGCTTCAGTGATGAGCACCGCCACCTCCGCCCCGGCCCTGTCCGTCCTCGACCTCGTGCCGGTGCGCAGCGGCCAGACGAGCGCACAGGCGGTCGCGGCATCCCTCGCCCTCACCGCCGCCGCCGACCGGCTGGGGTACCGCCGCTACTGGTTCGCCGAGCACCACAACATGCCGGCCGTCGCCTCGACGACGCCGCCGGTGCTGGCCGCGGCGGCGGCGGCTCGCACCACGCGGATCCGCCTCGGCTCGGGCGGCGTGATGCTGCCCAATCACTCCCCGCTCGTCGTGGCCGAACAGTTCGCGGCGCTCGAGGCGCTGGCGCCGGGGCGCATCGACCTCGGCCTCGGGCGGGCGCCCGGCTCCGACCCCGTCATCACTCAGCTGCTGCGGCAGAGCGGCACCACGAGCGACGTCGAGCGCTTCCCCGACCACGTGCGCGACATCATGCGCCTGGTCGCGCCCGAGGGCGCAAGCCTGCGGTTCACCTCGGGTGGCACCTACGACGTGCACGCGACGCCGGCTGCGACCACCACGCCGGAGGTCTGGCTGCTGGGGTCGAGCGACTACTCGGCGCAGCTCGCCGCGGCGCTCGGGCTGCCCTACGTGTTCGCGAACCACTTCTCGGGTGAAGGGCTGGAACGCGCGCTCGGGCTGTACCGGTCGGCCTTCCAGCCGTCCGAATCCCTCGCGGCACCGCGTACATTCCTCACGGCGAATGTCCTCGTCGCGCCGACGCAGCAGGAGGCCGACGAGCGCGCCCTCCCCAACCTCCGCATGACCGCGCGGTTGCGGACCAACCGCCCGCTGGTCGCTCTCGAGACGGTCGAGCACTCGCTCGCGAACGCGGCCGAGTTCGCCGGCCTCGGCGACACCGTCATGGCCTCGGCGCGCGCGAAGTGGTTCGTGGGCACGGCCGAGGCCGTGGCATCCGATCTCCGCGCGTTCGCCGCGCAGCACGACGTCGACGAGGTCATGATCTCGCCCATCGCGGGATCGTATGAGAACGAGCCGATGGATGCGGCCCCCGGCCGGCTGCAGACCCTCGAGCTGCTCGCGGCCGAGCTCGGCCGGTGAGAGCGGGCCCGGCTCAGTCCTGCGGGTCGGGCTCCCCGGAGATGAGGCCGCGCAGCCAGTCCCTGGCCTCGACGAACACGTCGTCGGAGTACCGCTCGGGGTAGCGCACCACCGCGCGGTCGGCGCGCGGATACGAGCCGAGGAAGATCACCCGCGGGCTGAAGCGGCGCAGCCCCATCAGCGCGTCGGCCATGCGCTCGTCCTCGAGGTGGCCGTCGGCGTCGACGACGAAGCGGTAGCGGCCGAGCTCGTCGCCGATCGGACGCGAGGCCAGGAGCGACAGGTTGATGCCCCGGGTGGCGAACTGCTCGAGCATCTCCAGCAGCGCACCGGGGTGGTCGTCGGGCAGCTCGACGATGAGCGACGTCTTGTCGGCGCCGGTGGGAGGCGGCGGCACGACCGTCCGGCTCACCAGCACGAAGCGCGTCACGGCGTTCGGGTTGTCGCCGATGTCGGAGGCCAGCAGCTCGAGGTCGTGATGCTCGAGGATCCCGGGAGGCGCGATCGCGGCATCCGCGTCGCTGGATCCGTCCAGCAGCCCCATGGCGCTGGCGACGTTGCTCGCCGACGGCACGTGCGCGTGAGCGGGCAGCGTCCGCGAGAGCCACTGCAGGCACTGCGCATAGGCGACGGGGTGGGCGGCGATGAGCGAGACGTCGTCCAGCCGCGTGCCCGGGCGGCCGACGAGCACGAACTCGACGGGCACCAGGTACTCCCCGACGATGCGCAGTCCGGGCACGGTGGCCAGCGCGTCCTGCGCCGTCGACACGCCGCCGTCGACGGAGTTCTCGATCGCGATCATCGCCGCGTCGGACCGCCCGGCGACGACGTCGGCCAGCGCCTCTCCGACGTTGCGCACCGGCCGCCAGTCGTGGCCGCGCGCCTCGGGCACCTGCGCGAGCGCCGCCTCGGTGAAGGTTCCCGCAGGCCCGAGGTAGCTGTACGTGCGGCGGGCGGGAGCGGATGCCTCGGGGGCGGCGGCCTCGGAAGTCACGCGTGTCAGCCTATCCGCGTTCAGGATTCAGTCCGCCCGTTGGGGCGTGCGGGCGCCGGCCCGGGTTTCCCGCGGCCGCGCCGGGGAACGGTGCCCGGGGAGACTGAATGCTGAACCGCGACTTCCTCTATCCGTTACGCCGACGGCGTCAAGCCTGTGCAGCGCCCCGGGTGGACGGGCAGACTGGGACGCATGAGCCGAGCAGGACAGCCCGCCGAAGCCTCCGACCTCATCGACATCGATGAGCTGATCGCCGCGTACTACGACGTCGTACCCGATCCGGCCGCTGCCGAGCAGCGCGTCGTGTTCGGCACGAGTGGGCACCGCGGCTCGTCCCTTTCGGGCAGCTTCAACGAGACCCACATCCTGGCGACGACCCAGGCGATCGTCGACTACCGCCGGTCGCAGGGCATCGAGGGTCCGCTCTTCCTCGGGCGCGACACGCACGGCCTCTCGCTGCCCGCAGAGCGCAGCGCGATCGAGGTGCTCGTCGCGAACGGCATCGACGTGCGCGTGGACGCGCGGGACTCGTGGGTGCCGACGCCGGCCCTCAGCCACGCGATCCTCACGTACAACCGCGGCCGGGATGCCGCCGATCCAGGCCGGGCCGACGGCATCGTCGTGACTCCCAGCCACAATCCGCCGCGCGACGGCGGCTTCAAGTACAACCCGCCGAACGGCGGACCGGCCGACACCGACGCCACCGGGTGGATCGCCGACCGCGCGAACGAGCTCATCGCGGCGCGCCTCGAGGGCGTCGCGCGGACGCCGTTCAAGGACATCGACGCCGACACGCTCGGGCAGTACGACTTCCGCGACGCCTACGTGCGAGATCTGGGGAGCATCATCGACGTCGATGCGATCCGGTCGGCGGGCGTGCGCATCGGCGCCGACCCGCTGGGCGGTGCGTCGGTCGAGTACTGGGCTCTGATCGCGGAGGTGCACGCCCTCGACCTGACCGTGGTGAACCCCGACGTCGACCCGACGTGGAAGTTCATGACGCTGGACTGGGACGAGAAGATCCGCATGGACCCGTCGTCGCCGTCGGCGATGGCGGGGCTCATCGGCCGCCGCGCGGAGTACGACATCCTCACCGGCAACGACGCCGACGCCGACCGCCACGGCATCGTCACGCCGGACGCCGGCCTGATGAACCCCAACCACTACCTCGCGGTCGCGATCGACTACCTGTATGCGCACCGCCCCGACTGGCCGACGGATGCCGCGATCGGCAAGACCCTCGTCAGCTCCATGATCATCGACCGGGTCGCCGAGTCGCTGGGGCGTCCCCTGCTCGAGGTGCCGGTCGGGTTCAAGTGGTTCGTCCCCGGCCTGCTCGACGGCTCGGTCGCCTTCGGCGGCGAGGAGTCCGCCGGCGCGTCGTTCCTCCGCAAGGACGGCACGGTCTGGACGACCGACAAGGACGGCATCCTGCTCTGCCTCCTCGCCGCCGAGATCCTCGCGGTGACGGGGAAGACGCCGTCGCAGCGGTACGCCGAGCTCGAGGCCGAGTTCGGAGCGTCGGCGTACCAGCGCGTGGACGCCCCGGCATCCGCCGCCCAGAAGGCCGCGCTCGGCAAGCTGGCACCCGAGTCGGTTTCTGCCACGGAGCTCGCCGGCGAGCCGATCACCGCCAAGCTGTCGCACGCGCCGGGCAACGGCGCGGCCATCGGCGGCCTGAAGGTGCAGACCGAGCACGCGTGGTTCGCCGCGCGCCCCTCGGGCACCGAGGACGTCTACAAGCTCTACGCCGAGTCGCTGCGCGGCCCGGAGCACCTCGCACAGGTGCAGGCGGAGGCACGAGAGGTGGTGGCGGCCGCCATCTCGGGAGCGTGACGTCGGTGCGCGGCATCCGCTCGGGTTCCGCGCACAGACGCCGGAACGCGCGAACCCCCATGCCGGAGCATGGGGGTTCGCGCGTTCCGTGAGCCTCTCGGACGTCCGCCGAGGGGGCGGACCGTCCGGAACCCTTGTCAGCGCGCGACGCCGCGGCGGCGCGTGACGGCCACGTAGATGCCGAGCACGATGATCGAGCCGATGATCGAGCCGATGATGCCCGACGGCTGCAGGAAGCCGCCGTTGGGGTCGGCGCCGAAGATCAGGAAGCCGAGGAAGCCGCCGACGAACGACCCGACGATGCCGAGCACGATCGTCATCAGGATCCCGATGCTCTGCTTGCCCGGGATGACGGCGCGAGCGATGAGCCCGGCGATGAGGCCGATGATGATGAGGCCGATGATGGTCCAGAGCATTGATCTCTCCTTTTCTCGTGGACGCTGCGGGGGGTTGCGGCGTCTCTTGTGAGATGACCAAGACGCTACCGTCACTGTCGATTCTGCTGTGAGAATCCGAATGCCCCTATCCTTTGGGGCTTGCGGACGCTACAATCACACGCTCTTGATGAAGGGCAAGCGTTTTCCAAGGATCTGCGCCACAATGGACCACGTGCCGGATCTCCTGCTTCATCTCCACGAAACCGAACTCATCGTCACCGCCGCCGGCGTGGACATCGCCCGGTACGCGTTCGACGCGGATGGCCCGGTCACGGAGGGCCCCAAGCCCTTCTTCCATCCGATCCGCGCGCTGGACGGCGCGCCGCTCACGGCATACCGCCCGTGGGACCACCGGTGGCACAAGGGACTGCAGTTCACGTGGACACACGTGTCGGGTGAGAACTTCTGGGGCGGGCCGACGTATCGGCGCGACGCCGGGTACGTCGCCCTGGACAACGTCGGCCGCATGCGCCACGACCGCTTCACGACGGTGGCCCACGCCGGCTCGGAGGTCTCGTTCACCGAGGAGCTCACCTGGATCACGCAGGCCGGCGCGGAGTGGATCACCGAGGTCCGCACGCACCGCTTCCACGGCCTCGACGAAGAGCGCGGCCTCTGGGTGCTCGACTTCGCCACGACGCTGCGCAACGTATCGGGCCGTGACCTGGAGCTCGGCAGTCCGACGACCGAAGGTCGCCCGAACGCCGGCTACACCGGGTACGCGATCCGGATGCCTCGGGCGTGGACGGGAGGCCGGGTGCTGGCCGCCGGCCTCCCGGACGACGCCGGGACGGAACCGCTCATGGGCCGGGAGACGCCGTGGGTGGCGTTCTCCGGCGAGCACGACGAGGTCGACGGCGGCGGTACCGTGATCGCGTTCGCCGGCACGTCGACCGGTGCCCCCGCCATCCGCTGGTTCGTTCGCAGCGAGCCCTTCCCGATCCTCGCGCCGTCGGCGTCGTTCGACGAGCACGTCCTGATGGCACCCGGCGCCGAGCTCCGGCTCGCGCACCGCCACGCGTTCGGCTCCCGCGTCTGGTCTCCCGACGAGACCCGGGCGATCGCCGGGGAGCTGACGCCGTCGTGACCCGCTCCGGGCGGCACACGCCTACCATGGTCGGACCGATCGCCCGCGGGATCCGTCCCGGCGGCGGCGATCAGACGGGACGAGCGCGATGAAGCGAGTGGGCATCCGCGATGTCGCGGAGCGCGCCGGCGTCTCGATCAGCACGGTGTCCAACGCCCTCAATCGCCCCCAGATGGTGAGCGAGGGGCTCGTGGCGCGGGTCCGCACCGCGGCCGAGCAGCTCGGGTACGTCCCGCTTCAGGCGGCGCAGGCGCTGCGCGCCGGGCGGTCGGGCCTCCTGGGGATGACCGTCATCAACATCGCCAACCCGTTCTTCGCCGACATGGTCGCCGGCGCCGAGGATGCCGCATCCGCCGCCGGCCTTCGCGTGCTCGTCGGGAACAGCTCCGACGACGTCGCGAAGGAGCGGGACCACCTCGAGCTCTTCGAGCGCGTGCACGTCGAGGGGGCGCTGGTGAGCCCGTTCGGACCTCTCGCACCATGGCTCGACCGGCTGCGCGGGCGCGGCATCCCCGTCGTCCTCGTCGATGCCGCCGACGACACCGGGGAGCTGCCCTCGGTCTCGTTCGACGACGTGGCCGGCGGCCGCCTCGCCGCCGAGCACCTGCTCGCCTCGGGTCGACGGCGGCTGGCGTTCGTCGGCGCCCGCGGGGAGGTGCGGCAGGTCCGCGAGCGGCTGGAGGGTGCGCGGCTCGCCGTCGCGGCGTGCCCGGGCGCCACGATCGAGCCGGTCTGGACCGAGCGGACCACCTCCGCGCGGGGAGTCGCCTTCGGCGAGCAGCTCGCCGCGCGGTCGCCCCGGGATCGGCCGGACGGCCTGGTCGCCTCCAACGATCACCTCGCGATCGGCCTCGTCCACGGCCTGATCGCCGGCGGTGTCCGCGTGCCCGACGATGTCGCCGTCGTCGGCTACGACGACATCGAGTTCGCCGCGATCGCGGCCGTACCGCTCACGTCGGTGCGGCAGCCGGCACGTGAGATGGGCCGGGCCGCCGCCGAACTCCTCCTCGCCCGCCTGTCCGGCGCGTCCGGCTCCGACCTCGCGAGCGTGGTCTATCAGCCCGAGCTCGTCGTGCGCGCCTCGACGGCCGGGTAGCCCGGTCTTCTGCTCGTTCGCGGGGGCGGCGCCCAGCCGGGCGGCGGCGAGCCTCGGGTATCCGGGCGCCCGGCCGGGCGACGGCGAGCCTCGGGTGGCGGGCCGCGGGGTGGCGGCATCCGTCTAGCATGTCCTCATGGCTGAGAAAGCGTTTACCGGACCGATCCGCGTGATCGCGCTCGCGCAGCACCGCCGGCCGGCACGCTCCGTGCTGCGCCTGCTCGCCCGGCGGCCGGGCCGGATGGCGCTCGCGATCCTCGCCTTCGCGTGCAAGGAGGTGCCGCTGTGGTTCCTCCCGGTGGTGACGGCGCGGATCATCGACCTCGTCGCCACCGGCGGGGACGTCTCCACGGTGCTGGTCTGGTTCACCGTTGCCGCGGTGCTGCTGCTGCAGAACTACCCGATGCACATCGCGTACACGCGCAACTTCATGACCGTCGTGCGCGACACCGGGGCCGATCTGCGCAACGCCCTCGCCGCGCGGCTGCAGAGCCTCTCGATCGGCTATCACACCCGCGTGAGCTCGTCGATCGTGCAGACCAAGGTCGTGCGCGACGTCGAGAACGTCGAGCTGATGCTGCAGCAGGTCACCCATCCGCTCCTGTCGGCGACGATGGTGCTCATCGGCGCAGTGGTGATGACGGCGATCGCCGTGCCGCAGTTCCTCCCTGTCTACGCGCTCGCCGTGCCGATCGCACTCGGCCTGCGCTGGGCGCTGAGTCGCCGCTCGCGCGCCCGCAACGAGGTCTTCCGCCGCGAGGTCGAGGGCTTCGCCGCCCGTGTCGGCGAGATGGCCTCCCTCATCCCGGTGACGCGCGCTCACGGGCTCGAGCGCACCGCCGTCTCGCGCGTGCAGGCCGGCGCCGACGGCGTGCGCCGCGCGGGTCTCGACCTCGACATGCTCAACGGCCACGTCGCCTCGATCTCGTGGGTCGCGATGCAGCTGCTGGGGCTCGGATGCCTCGTCGCGGCCGCCGTCTTCGCCCTCACCGGCATCCTGCCGATCACCCCCGGGGAGGTCGTGCTGCTGTCGACGTACTTCACGCTGCTGACCCAGGGGCTGACGTCGCTGCTCATGCTGATCCCCGTCGGGGCGCGGGGCATGGAGTCGATGCGCTCGATCTCGGAGGTGCTGCAGGAGCCGGACCTCGAGCAGAACGAGGGCAAGCGCGCGGTGACGTCCGTCGACGGGCGCCTCGAGCTGCAGCATGTGTCGCACCGCTACGACGGCGCCGACCGCGACGCCGTCCACGACGTGTCGCTCGAAATCCTCCCCGGCGAGACCGTCGCGTTCGTCGGCTCGTCGGGCTCCGGCAAGTCCACGATGCTCAACCTCGTCCTGGGCTTCGTGCGTCCGACCGCCGGCCGACTGCTGCTGGACGGCGCCGACATGCAGGACCTCGATCTGCGCACCGTCCGCCGCTCGGTGTCGGTCGTGCCGCAGGAGTCGGTGCTGTTCGAGGGCAGCATCCGCGAGAACATCGCCTACGGCCTGGAAGACGCCTCGGACGAGCGGCTGCGCGCCGCGCTGCGGGACGCCAATGCGGCGGAGTTCGTCGATGCGCTCCCCGAAGGCTGGAACACCGTCGTGGGCGAGCGCGGCGCGCGACTTTCGGGCGGCCAGCGGCAGCGGCTCGCCATCGCGCGGGCGCTGGTGCGCGATCCCCGGATCCTGCTGCTCGACGAGGCGACCTCGGCGCTGGATCCCGAGTCCGAGGAGCTCGTCAAGGACGCCCTCAACCGCCTCATGGCGGGACGCACGACGCTCGTGGTGGCCCACCGGCTGTCGACGATCCGGCAGGCCGACCGCATCGTCGTGCTCGAGCACGGCGAGATCGCCGAGATCGGCACCCACGACCAGCTGCTGGCGGCGGCGGGCCGCTACGCCCGCCTGCACTGGACACAGGTTGGCCTCGCCGGCTGAGTGCGGTGCCGGCCGGTGCCGTCAGGGGGCCGCGCAGGATTCAGGAAGAATCGCCTCCGGCGGCGCGAGGAAGCGCTTCTTCAGGCCGCTGGGCGCTGATCTTGCTGAGCCCCGAACACGGTACGACTCAGCGAGCGCGCGGATAGCGCTTTCCGCCACCGGCGCCTACCCTGGGAGGATCGGGTGCCTCCGGCATCCGCTCGATCCCCGAGGAGCCGACGTGACCGACACTCTTCGCTGCGCCATCGTGGGCACCGGCGCCATCGCCCATGCGCACGCCCGCGCGATCGCGGCCTACCCGCACGCCGAGCTCGTCGCCGTCACAGACCTGTCACGGGCGTCGGCGGAGTCCTTCGCCGCTCAGCACGGCCGGCCCGCGATCTACGACGACCTCGACGCGCTCCTGGGCGCCGACAAGCCCGATGTCGTCCACATCTGCACGCCCCCGGTCGCGCATGCGGCGCAGGCGGTCGCCGCGTTCGCCGCCGGCGCGCACGTCGTCGTCGAGAAACCGCCGGCGCCGTCGCTGGACGAGCTGGAGGAGATGACGGATGCCGCCTCCGCCGCCGGCCGCGAACTCGCGGTGGTCTTCCAGCAGCGCACCGGCACCGCCGCGGCCCACACGAAGCGGCTCCTCGATTCCGGGGCGCTCGGACGACCGCTGCTCGCGCAGTGCCAGACGCTCTGGTACCGCGACGCCGCGTACTTCGCCGTGCCATGGCGCGGCAAGTGGGAGACCGAGGGCGGCGGGACGACGCTCGGCCACGGCATCCACCAGCTCGACCTGCTGGCGTACCTGCTCGGTGATTGGGAGCGGGTCGAGGCGCGGATGTGGCGACTGGACCGGCAGACGCAGACCGAGGACGTGTCGACGGGGACGGTCGTCTTCACGGGCGGGGTCGTCGCCCAGGTGGTCTCGAGCACCGTGTCACCGCGCGAAATGAGCTCGATCCGCATCGACACCGAGAAGGCCACGATCACCGTCGATCACCTGTACGGCCACGGCCACGAGAACTGGCGCATCACGCCGGCCGCGCACATCGACCCCGACGAGTCCGCCACGTGGGCACTCACCGGACCCGAGGAGCGCAGCGACCACGAGTACCTGCTGCGCGACGTGTTCGACGCGCTGCGCGCCGGCGCCCCGCTGCCCCCGACGGCCGACGCGCCCGCCCGCACCTTCGGGCTCGTCGCGGCGATGTACGCGTCGGCCGACGCCGACGGCGCCGTCGTCACGCCGGCCGACCTCGCGGTGCACCCCACCCATCGTCGCAGCTTCGCGAGCGCCGTCATCGACCTGCGACCGGGCCATCGGCCGGTCGGGCGCTCTCACTGAATCGTTCAAATTCTCGCTCAGGTCTCTTGCGAAACGTTTTTCGCTCAGGTACCGTAGCGGGCAAGCGCTTTCCAGCACTCGCCAATCCGCACCGAGGGACGCGCAACACCGCACACACAGACGAGGAACGTCTCGCGGACACACCGAACGCAGACGTTCAAGAGAGGACAAGGATGTTCAGCAAGAAGCGGGCATTCGCCGTCACCGCGATCGCGGCCGGCGCCGCCCTGGTGCTCGCCGGCTGCGCCGGCGGCAACGGTGACACCCCCGAGGCCGACCCCACCTTCGACCCGAACGAGGAGGTCACGCTCGACCTCGCCTTCTGGGGCAACGACGTCCGCGCCGAGCTCTACAACGAGGCGATCGCGGCGTTCAATGAGGAGTATCCGAACATCGAGGTCAACACCTCGTTCCTGGCTTTCCCCGAGTTCTGGGAGAAGCGGCAGACGGAGGCGGCCGGC from the Microbacterium atlanticum genome contains:
- a CDS encoding Gfo/Idh/MocA family protein, whose product is MTDTLRCAIVGTGAIAHAHARAIAAYPHAELVAVTDLSRASAESFAAQHGRPAIYDDLDALLGADKPDVVHICTPPVAHAAQAVAAFAAGAHVVVEKPPAPSLDELEEMTDAASAAGRELAVVFQQRTGTAAAHTKRLLDSGALGRPLLAQCQTLWYRDAAYFAVPWRGKWETEGGGTTLGHGIHQLDLLAYLLGDWERVEARMWRLDRQTQTEDVSTGTVVFTGGVVAQVVSSTVSPREMSSIRIDTEKATITVDHLYGHGHENWRITPAAHIDPDESATWALTGPEERSDHEYLLRDVFDALRAGAPLPPTADAPARTFGLVAAMYASADADGAVVTPADLAVHPTHRRSFASAVIDLRPGHRPVGRSH
- a CDS encoding PmoA family protein — protein: MDHVPDLLLHLHETELIVTAAGVDIARYAFDADGPVTEGPKPFFHPIRALDGAPLTAYRPWDHRWHKGLQFTWTHVSGENFWGGPTYRRDAGYVALDNVGRMRHDRFTTVAHAGSEVSFTEELTWITQAGAEWITEVRTHRFHGLDEERGLWVLDFATTLRNVSGRDLELGSPTTEGRPNAGYTGYAIRMPRAWTGGRVLAAGLPDDAGTEPLMGRETPWVAFSGEHDEVDGGGTVIAFAGTSTGAPAIRWFVRSEPFPILAPSASFDEHVLMAPGAELRLAHRHAFGSRVWSPDETRAIAGELTPS
- a CDS encoding LacI family DNA-binding transcriptional regulator translates to MKRVGIRDVAERAGVSISTVSNALNRPQMVSEGLVARVRTAAEQLGYVPLQAAQALRAGRSGLLGMTVINIANPFFADMVAGAEDAASAAGLRVLVGNSSDDVAKERDHLELFERVHVEGALVSPFGPLAPWLDRLRGRGIPVVLVDAADDTGELPSVSFDDVAGGRLAAEHLLASGRRRLAFVGARGEVRQVRERLEGARLAVAACPGATIEPVWTERTTSARGVAFGEQLAARSPRDRPDGLVASNDHLAIGLVHGLIAGGVRVPDDVAVVGYDDIEFAAIAAVPLTSVRQPAREMGRAAAELLLARLSGASGSDLASVVYQPELVVRASTAG
- a CDS encoding GlsB/YeaQ/YmgE family stress response membrane protein; amino-acid sequence: MLWTIIGLIIIGLIAGLIARAVIPGKQSIGILMTIVLGIVGSFVGGFLGFLIFGADPNGGFLQPSGIIGSIIGSIIVLGIYVAVTRRRGVAR
- the pheA gene encoding prephenate dehydratase, whose amino-acid sequence is MTSEAAAPEASAPARRTYSYLGPAGTFTEAALAQVPEARGHDWRPVRNVGEALADVVAGRSDAAMIAIENSVDGGVSTAQDALATVPGLRIVGEYLVPVEFVLVGRPGTRLDDVSLIAAHPVAYAQCLQWLSRTLPAHAHVPSASNVASAMGLLDGSSDADAAIAPPGILEHHDLELLASDIGDNPNAVTRFVLVSRTVVPPPPTGADKTSLIVELPDDHPGALLEMLEQFATRGINLSLLASRPIGDELGRYRFVVDADGHLEDERMADALMGLRRFSPRVIFLGSYPRADRAVVRYPERYSDDVFVEARDWLRGLISGEPDPQD
- a CDS encoding ABC transporter ATP-binding protein, whose protein sequence is MAEKAFTGPIRVIALAQHRRPARSVLRLLARRPGRMALAILAFACKEVPLWFLPVVTARIIDLVATGGDVSTVLVWFTVAAVLLLQNYPMHIAYTRNFMTVVRDTGADLRNALAARLQSLSIGYHTRVSSSIVQTKVVRDVENVELMLQQVTHPLLSATMVLIGAVVMTAIAVPQFLPVYALAVPIALGLRWALSRRSRARNEVFRREVEGFAARVGEMASLIPVTRAHGLERTAVSRVQAGADGVRRAGLDLDMLNGHVASISWVAMQLLGLGCLVAAAVFALTGILPITPGEVVLLSTYFTLLTQGLTSLLMLIPVGARGMESMRSISEVLQEPDLEQNEGKRAVTSVDGRLELQHVSHRYDGADRDAVHDVSLEILPGETVAFVGSSGSGKSTMLNLVLGFVRPTAGRLLLDGADMQDLDLRTVRRSVSVVPQESVLFEGSIRENIAYGLEDASDERLRAALRDANAAEFVDALPEGWNTVVGERGARLSGGQRQRLAIARALVRDPRILLLDEATSALDPESEELVKDALNRLMAGRTTLVVAHRLSTIRQADRIVVLEHGEIAEIGTHDQLLAAAGRYARLHWTQVGLAG
- a CDS encoding LacI family DNA-binding transcriptional regulator, with the translated sequence MTTRQARSKRATVHDVALAAGVSRGTVSRYVNGDRYVSASAREAIQEAIAKVGYVPNTAARNLVMQRTQAVGFIVHEPHSLFVEDPNIGAILLGANTRLSEADHQMAVLIVDTERDTERVARYLSGGLVDGVIIVSARADDPITRVVERLELPAAYVGHPPGAADSASFVVIDNAGAAEAITRRLAETGRRRIGMIAAALDRDSGADRLRGFRTALGASFDEALVEPVPLYSYSAGTAGMRRLLERAPDLDGVFAASDAVAAGAIEAIKETGRQVPDDIGVVGFDDSAWALRTTPALSTVRQPAAGLGAEAAGLVLARLRGDETPAEMRLDCEIVWRGTA
- the pgm gene encoding phosphoglucomutase (alpha-D-glucose-1,6-bisphosphate-dependent), with the protein product MSRAGQPAEASDLIDIDELIAAYYDVVPDPAAAEQRVVFGTSGHRGSSLSGSFNETHILATTQAIVDYRRSQGIEGPLFLGRDTHGLSLPAERSAIEVLVANGIDVRVDARDSWVPTPALSHAILTYNRGRDAADPGRADGIVVTPSHNPPRDGGFKYNPPNGGPADTDATGWIADRANELIAARLEGVARTPFKDIDADTLGQYDFRDAYVRDLGSIIDVDAIRSAGVRIGADPLGGASVEYWALIAEVHALDLTVVNPDVDPTWKFMTLDWDEKIRMDPSSPSAMAGLIGRRAEYDILTGNDADADRHGIVTPDAGLMNPNHYLAVAIDYLYAHRPDWPTDAAIGKTLVSSMIIDRVAESLGRPLLEVPVGFKWFVPGLLDGSVAFGGEESAGASFLRKDGTVWTTDKDGILLCLLAAEILAVTGKTPSQRYAELEAEFGASAYQRVDAPASAAQKAALGKLAPESVSATELAGEPITAKLSHAPGNGAAIGGLKVQTEHAWFAARPSGTEDVYKLYAESLRGPEHLAQVQAEAREVVAAAISGA
- a CDS encoding LLM class flavin-dependent oxidoreductase; protein product: MSTATSAPALSVLDLVPVRSGQTSAQAVAASLALTAAADRLGYRRYWFAEHHNMPAVASTTPPVLAAAAAARTTRIRLGSGGVMLPNHSPLVVAEQFAALEALAPGRIDLGLGRAPGSDPVITQLLRQSGTTSDVERFPDHVRDIMRLVAPEGASLRFTSGGTYDVHATPAATTTPEVWLLGSSDYSAQLAAALGLPYVFANHFSGEGLERALGLYRSAFQPSESLAAPRTFLTANVLVAPTQQEADERALPNLRMTARLRTNRPLVALETVEHSLANAAEFAGLGDTVMASARAKWFVGTAEAVASDLRAFAAQHDVDEVMISPIAGSYENEPMDAAPGRLQTLELLAAELGR